The genomic DNA GGCCAGCGCGAGCACATGAGCCGGGCGGTGGAGTTGTTTCGCTCCTGCTCGGTGCCCTTCACCGGATTCCGCGCGCCCTACCTGCACTGGAACGAAGACACCATGCGCGTGGTGGGCGAGTTCCAGTTCCGCTACAGCTCCAACCAGACGCTGTGGTGGAACGTGATCGACGAGTCGGCGCTGGGCGAGAAGGAAAAGGAAGGGCTCGCGCGCGGCATCGCCTTCTACGGGCCCATTCCCGCCGCGGGTTTCCGCGCGCTGCCGTTTCGGCGCGACGGCTTCATCGAGATACCGGTGTGCCTGCCCGACGACGAGATTCCGCTGGACCGCATGTACATCCACGACGCCGACTACCTGGGCAGCATGTGGCGGCGCATCTTCGCCGAGACCTACGCGCGCGGCGAGCTGTTCACCCTGCAACTGCACCCGGAGCGCATCGACTTCTTCGCCGGCGCGCTGCGCGGGCTCCTTGCCGACGCGCGCGGGCGCAAACCCGCGGTGTGGATCGCCACCCTGGACGAGATCGCGCAGTGGTGGGAGGCCAAGGCGCGCAACCGCGCCCAGTTCGTGCGCGAGCGCGACGCCTTCCGCGTCACAGTGGACGCGTGTCCCGGCACCACGCTGATGCTGTGCCGCAACGGCATGGAGACGCCCATCGACGCGCCCGGGCTCACGGTGGACTCACGCTACCGGCCGTGCGTGGGCGTGGCGCCGGCGTCCCACCGCGATGCCATTGCCATATTGACCGACCTCGGCTACATCGTCGAGGTGGGCGAGCGCTCCGATGGCTACGCCGTGCACCTGGGGCTGCTGGACAGGACCGACTACAATGCCATCGCCGCCAGCCGCCGCGTGATCGACGAGTCCACGCGCCCGCTGGTCCGCTTCGGCACCTGGCCGCGCGGCGCGAAGAGCGCGCTTTCGGTGACCGGCGACATCGACGCGCTCACCATCTGGGACTTCGTGGCGCGCTTCCGGGGTCTGTAGTACCAGGCAAGAATGCAACGCAGTATCTTCATCGTTTCAGAAGACCTCGTCGAACCGTGGGACGAGGGTATCAAGAAGTTTACCGTGTCCATCGGACGGGCGCTGGCGCCGGATCATGATGTGCGCGTGGTGAACGTGGACCGCGGCGGACTTGCCGCGGCAAAAAACGGGACGGGCGCGGATTCCATCCACAACCTTCCCGGCTCGCGCACCTTCGTGAACGTGGCGCTGCGCCGCGAAATGACCGCCGCCAGACCCGACGCGGTCGTCTACGTCCCCTCGCCCTCCGACACCGTGGCCAGCTTTCTGCGCGCCTTCGCGCTGCGCCGCCACGCGCCGCGCGCGCGCGTGGGCATGGTGGGGCTGATCCCGCGCCGTCACGGGCGCGCACTGCGGCCGCTGCTGCAGGGAGCGGCGCCACACCGCATCTTCGTGCCTTCGTATGTGTCGCTGCTGCACCTGTGTGATCTCGGGCTGGCGGGAAGCATCCTCCCGGTTGGCGTGGATCTGGCTACGTTCCGGCCGGGCGCGGACGGCGAGAAGCAGCGCCTGCGGCGTGAACACGGCATTGCGGAGGAGGCGTTCGTGTACCTGCATGTGGGGCACCTGAGCCCCAAACGCAACCTGGGTGTGCTGGCAAAGATTGCCGGGCTGCCGGGCGCAATGGTTGTCGTGGTGGGGAGCACCAGCACGCCCGAGGACGCGCGCCTGCGCGACGAACTCGAATCGGCGGGGGTGCGCGTAATCCGGAAATTTGTCCCCGTGCACGAGTTCTACCGCATGGCCGACGCCTACGTGTTTCCCACCGTGGACAGCGAGGGCTGCGTGGAGATTCCGCTCTCCGTGCTGGAGGCGCTGGCCAGCGGCATCCCGGTGCTGGCGCGCCCCTTCGGCGGATTGCGTGACTTCATCGCCCCGGGGGACGACGTGCGTTACTTCGACACCGACGACGAACTTTTCGCCCACGCGGTTGCGTTGCAACGCGGACCCGCGCCGGCGGTGCGCAGCATGGAGCCGTTTGCGTGGCGCCGCGTGGCGGAACAGTTGCTGGGCGAACTCATGGGCAGGACGGGGGACCGGCCGTGACCGCGCTGGACGCCAGAGTCATCGGCAGCGCGGAGGGGATGGAGCTGCTCAGGGCCGCGGCGCGCATCGCGAGCCCGTTTCACCGCGAGGATCTCTCGCGCTACGACTCGCTGACGCTGCACGCCATCGGCACGCTGCTCGAAAAGCAGAAGGTGTCCTTCCTTCCCATCGCCAGCCGCTACGGCCCGGCCATCGACCACACCGCGCTCGCGGAGTTCGTGCGCCGCGACGTGGAGCGCCACCGTCATGAGCGCGACGAGTTCGAGCGCGTGCGCCTGCGCTTCTCCGAGGCGCGCGTGGAGACGATGATCTTCAAGTCCACCGGCGCGCCGCCCGCCTTCCACTACATGTCGAGCAATCTGGACGTGCTGGTGCCCGCCGGGCAGGCGGCCACCGCGCGCGAGTGCCTGCAGCAGCTGGGCTACGTGGAACTGCTCAACGTGGAGGAGCCGCACAAGTACCTGTTCCGCCGTTTCCCGGGCGACGGCACCAGCTTTGCGTTTCACCTGCACGAGGTGGTGGGGTGGGGCGTTCCCTTCCTGGACAATGCGGTGGTGTGGGCGCACGCGCGCTGTGTCACCGACGACGAGGGCATCGTGATCCCCGGACCCTCGGAGGCGCTGCTGGTGACGCTGGCGCACTGGTTCTACGAGGACAAGGCGCTCTCGCTCGGCAACCTGCTGCTCACCGCGCACGCGCTGCGCGGCATGGACTGCGCGCTCGCCGAACCGGCCAACCATGCGCGGCGCCGGGGCTGGGAAGAGGGGTTCTGGGGGGCGCTTTACATCTTTGACGAAGCGTGGAAGCAGCTCTTCGGCGAGGGCTTTCTCTCCGGCGACCAGCACGCCGAGCTCGACCGCGCGCCCGCGCGCTACGCCGCCGTGCGCGCGCGCCTCCTGCCCGGCGTGCGTTACCTCGCGGACGGCGTGCCGGCCATCATCCCCTTCCAGCCGGCCAAGGTGGCATACTACCGCAAGGTCATGCGCGACACGCGGCGTGGCTCGGGCCGCAAGCTGCTCGACGTCTACGACACGCTGCTGTGGGCGGTGCGCTGGAAACTCCACATTCGCAGCCAGCCGGCGTTGCTGGTGTCGGTGAGCGGCGTCGACGGGTCGGGCAAGTCGTTGCAGGTGGAACGGCTGCGCCAGGTGTTCGAGACGTGCGACGTGCGCGTGCGCTGTGT from Candidatus Krumholzibacteriia bacterium includes the following:
- a CDS encoding polysaccharide deacetylase family protein, which gives rise to MNVLKFVFGHRGASNLVKRSAQIATRFGPTPGRMGGRFERFMDILDEYAIRPTFPITALPMSRNPDFAHRLLDRGAELAVHAWSHIDLSALDLAGQREHMSRAVELFRSCSVPFTGFRAPYLHWNEDTMRVVGEFQFRYSSNQTLWWNVIDESALGEKEKEGLARGIAFYGPIPAAGFRALPFRRDGFIEIPVCLPDDEIPLDRMYIHDADYLGSMWRRIFAETYARGELFTLQLHPERIDFFAGALRGLLADARGRKPAVWIATLDEIAQWWEAKARNRAQFVRERDAFRVTVDACPGTTLMLCRNGMETPIDAPGLTVDSRYRPCVGVAPASHRDAIAILTDLGYIVEVGERSDGYAVHLGLLDRTDYNAIAASRRVIDESTRPLVRFGTWPRGAKSALSVTGDIDALTIWDFVARFRGL
- a CDS encoding glycosyltransferase family 4 protein, with product MQRSIFIVSEDLVEPWDEGIKKFTVSIGRALAPDHDVRVVNVDRGGLAAAKNGTGADSIHNLPGSRTFVNVALRREMTAARPDAVVYVPSPSDTVASFLRAFALRRHAPRARVGMVGLIPRRHGRALRPLLQGAAPHRIFVPSYVSLLHLCDLGLAGSILPVGVDLATFRPGADGEKQRLRREHGIAEEAFVYLHVGHLSPKRNLGVLAKIAGLPGAMVVVVGSTSTPEDARLRDELESAGVRVIRKFVPVHEFYRMADAYVFPTVDSEGCVEIPLSVLEALASGIPVLARPFGGLRDFIAPGDDVRYFDTDDELFAHAVALQRGPAPAVRSMEPFAWRRVAEQLLGELMGRTGDRP